Below is a genomic region from Medicago truncatula cultivar Jemalong A17 chromosome 3, MtrunA17r5.0-ANR, whole genome shotgun sequence.
AGATAGATCGAACACATGCCCTATGTGTCGTCAGAGCGTATCTCATACTTCTTCTTGACATTGTTTCTTTGTACatgttttaactttttgtttCTTGATCAATTTCTTGGtgaaatatgttttaaatatattggGTTTTTACCtttgtttctttcctttctattttttctattatgttAGTATATACACAATGTATTGTGTTTAAAACTATTCATCAAAATGTCCCACAAGATTTCAataaatttcatatatattCAATTTAATCGGATCGAATTTAAATGGTTAAAAATAGATTATATTTGGGCTTGAATTTGTTGATTATACTAGCATTGGGATTTCCAAGAAATTTTCCTCTAGGAGAAGGTAACTTACTCTTTTTCATGTAGTATTAAACCCTAACAAAGAGCAGAACAGAAATTACAAGCAATGTTATCATGACAACCAAAACAACTGTAATGTTCTTATGGCTGCTTCCACTTCCTCTTGTGTTTCCATCACTTGAAACCTTAATGTAAGAAACATAACCAAAAGGAAACAGATGAACTTGTATGGAAGAACATTGCAAGACAAGACCAATTTCCATGGCTAGATGTTTGAAAACTACACAAATCAGTTTTTGAAAAGGGCTGAAGATAATCGAACGTAATGTAACCAAGTGCATAATCGCCGTTCAGTTCTTCAATAGATATTTCTGATCATCAGCAGAGAAAATAAATTTCCAAAACAAAGACTTAGGGCTTGTTTGGaacactttttgtttttagtttttaaaatatgttttaaaaactaattttaggAAAGGGATTTCAAGAagagtaaaagaaaaaacttgtttgGTAATGTGACTTTTCAAAACTGTTttagaaatgaaaaaattagaaaatccaTTTGgtgatataattttcaaaaacagttttaaaaaatagaaaattagaaaacttgtttggtaatcaaatttttaattttttttttaacctatataaattatattaccttttatataattgtatttttcttacaattttatccttagttaccaatcaaattaaattttaagtaCTATAGTTAAATGTAGAATTtagtcataaaataaataatttttttagatatgaAGTCATAATTTGTTCAAGCGATACAAAATTGTAAAATgtgaaacatataaaaatattatagcaTATTAATGTcgataacataaacatcaaataagcaaacaaaaacaatcaTCCGCAAAATAACTAACAAAACTCCATACTCCATTGTTGCatataagaaaatttaaaaaaaagtgtaattaGTTCGATTAATTATGACGATGTACCCACATCCTATCTCTAAGATGATTCCTATCCATTGCCATCTCAGTTGCACCTTCATTAGATAACCTTGTTAAGTTTTCAACATTCGAGCTCCCTTCAAGGTTAGGAACCTCGTTCACCGCCTCAAGTTCTATATCATCCATTTCCTCCCATATCCTAAACAACTCATCAGGCAAATTCCACTTGCGTATGTAATTGTGAATAGCACAACAAGCAGTTACTATGAGTCTTTGCCTTGAAGGTTTGTAGGAAGGCATTAACTTTAAAATAGGAAATCTGTTTTTCAACACCCCAAAACAACGCTCTATTGTCATCCTTAAAGACGAGTGCCTGTAGTTAAATAACTCTTCTGGACTTTTTGGTTGTCTACCTTGACCTCGATATTCTTGTGCATGATATCTTTCACCTCTATAAGGGGGAAGAAAACCTCCGGTACATGGATACCCAGAATCAACAAGATAAAATGAACCttcatcaaataaaatacaTGTTAGCTCTACTTGTTAATTTCGTCAATATGATtgtataactttatgttagataTTAATACTTACCTTTAGGTGGCCAAGGAAATCCTGCATTTGGATTTGTAATTGCATCAAGTAAAACTTTAGAATCATGTGCACTTCCTTCCCACCCCGAATATACATATGTAAATATCATGTTGAAATCACAAGCACACATGACATTCTGAGTGATTGTTGCCTTTCTACCTCTACATGAAATTTGTTTCTCAGCAGGAGCCCATGCACTTATTTGTGTACCATCAATTGCACCTATGCAATTCTACAAGGCATAATCCAAATTATAcggataattaaacaacaacCAAATATCTTTGATAATATGAACgcataaatgattaaattatgTGAAATGAAGATACAActacaataacaataatatgaATTACACACATACCTTGAACCAAGGATAATATTTTGGATTATTCTTAATTCTACTAGGCAACTCCATAGACTCTTGCTTTATCAGTTCTTTTCCTAATCGACACACTGCCCTTAATACTTCCTTGAAATTGCGTGAGATTGTTTCTGTGGAATGTTGAAAACGGTTTGAAGCAACTCTATGACGAACATTATGACCAATTATGAATAAGAATGTAGCAACTTTCTCTTCAACAAGCACATCCCTCGAGTCACTTAAGTAGTTCTTGTCTCTCAGTTCATTACAGAAATTAAGAAAACACTCTTTCTTCATTAGAATAAGCATTGAGTAATATTAGTTCTCATAACAACTTATGTCCTATAAAAGTAGCAGCAGAGAGAACAAATAAAATCAAGGTAGCAATAGAGAGTTCATTTCTGTTCTATTCCTTGTGTGCACAGTTTTATTAGAATCATGGAACCAAAGTTTAACGTACATTTTATAACTAgttcataaacaaacaaaagtcTCATAATCAAATTGCTTGGAAATCGAGACTCAAGGGACTagttcataaacatttatctgCTCTACTCAACCAACTAAGGCACATTTTAATTAATGACTAAACTGTGACGCCTcactaaaacaaaatagagTCGGTGTAGTGCAACTGCAGTAGATGAATGAGAATATTTTGCATACATGGGGCTGAGATGAAGGTAGGTTACCTGTGTAGCATCAGCAGCAGTGGCAGGCGCACCAGAAGAAGCAGGAGCGACGACCGAGGAGGAGGCATGCACGACTGATGAAGAGGCTGCAGGCGCAACAAATGAGGAGGCAGGAGCAGTGAAACGTGGACGGTGGCTAGTGTTTTTCATACTACTTCAAATCCTTCTACCTGCACCACTTCAAATAATTAATCGTGATTCATGATGAGATTCATGTCTAAAACAGATATGCAAAGAGAGAGTCATATCAATAAGGTTCAGTTAACAAATTATTACATGTCTATGTTAACAAATGATTCAACAATACATGGATCAAAATTCATATGTTAAGTAAGCCAAACAAATATGTAGCCATCTGTTAGGGAACAAGCATATCAATGCACACAAGAACTAGAAAAAGGAATATTATGAAAACTTGAGAATGATCTCATTTTATTGATTGTCTATCTGAATGACTGAAAATCAAATGCAGCACTATTTATAACTCATATCAACTCACTAATAAGTACAATAAGTTACACTTGACTAACTAACTATCAgtattaacaaattaattaaatgccACACTAGCTGAAATCTAATTACACTTAAGAACATCAACAGTTCAAATTGAAGTAATGTCCACTGTCTAGCACTAACACAACATTGACTCATGTTACGTTCAATTACTTcagattttcaaattattttccatCGGTGAGTTTTGTATCTGGTATCCGTGTGAATATTGTAACTTATTAATGACATTGAAAGATACAAGTTGATAGAAGCCATAATTAAATAATGTTAACAATTTTCATGAGTTGATTTCAACTTATATTCATAATTTCTTAGTTCTTTAATATAGCTTATAAATAgcaattagaaaaataatttaacgttattttctattttgctataaaaatagcttatgcttATAAATAAGTGCTTattatgataagcacttatactataagctgcaaataagtttttttatctAGACAGGAACTTAATCCAGatctataagctgcaaatatcaATCACATAAGCTACAAATAAGTTATCAAAATGAATCAGAGTTTATCAAACACAACAACATATAAAAAGCATTACAAATTTCGAATTCTACCACAATCTCAAATTTACAAATTAACCTAATATTGAAAATCATAGatctaaaaacacaaaatcaagtaagAAATCGCTATATTAGGTGCAAAATTCTGAATCAAAGAAcagaaattaatttaaaaatgaaaaacaattagATGTGAGATGTAACCTGAAAAAACCACAGAGAAGAAGAAGCACGGTGGAGAAGAAGAAGCGCGGTGGAGAAGAAGAAGCGAGATGTAGACCGAAGAAAAATCACGGCGGAGATCGGAGAAGAATCGCCGTGGAAATCGCCATTTCGCTTCTCACTGTTCTCACGTTAGTTTTTCTGTAAAATGAGGAATGATTTTTGATccaaatttttttgataaaaaatatgaaaatgccCCTGAACTTCAAACATAATTACAACTATGCCATTGGAGAAAACTAACACTTTTCTCCGTGTTttcacttttcttattttttactctattttaaaaacttaaaactaaaaatagaaaagcAAAACCCATTTTAGCTCTTTCACTTTTTTAGtttccaaaactaaaaaacccaaaacacttttcaaaaatatattttaaaaataggtaatcaaacaagtttttaattttttaatttttaaaaattaaaaaactgtttttaaaaagtgtttcAAACAGGCCCTAAGTCTGGAGTTTTGAAACAAGCTGAAAGTATAACATTACCAGATTTGATCTCAATAACAAAGGTCAAGTTATTTGGACTTCACTTCACGTTTCATTCGTGATGTCATTGAAGGCTCTTTCTCGAGCCTTAGAACTAGACTTCGGGCCTTCTATATATTACTACCACTTGATGACTTTACAAGTGGATAATGATCACGAGGTAGAATCTTAAAATCTGAGTCGCACTAGTCCTTTAACGCTATCAAGCATTCTAGTGGTGATGTGCTCTACATTAGTAAGGATATTTGTCGATATAGGGAGTTAAGACACCTTCCTAAAACAGAGAATTCCTCGATTCTTAAACTACCGATTGAACATGCTCCTGTGTTCCATGTACTGTTGAGAAGTGAccaattaataaattttgaggGACACATTCAGAATCTgtgtacctgtctatttgttaCCAACTTTTTGGCAGAAATAATATTAGGAAGCATTACAACTTAAATTCTTTCTGAAGGGATCATTCGTCACTTTCCGAGGAGAGAAATCCAAGTTACTAGAACAAGTACAATTCTACCTCTGAGATGTTTTCCTTACATGTCTTCAGGCAGTCCTATCTTCTCTTGGTGCTTTCTTCTCCACCATCAAGCAGAAAACTCAAACAACAATTGGTTAAGCCTGTCAAACACGGGAGGGAAGAATGCTTATTCACGCGACAAGAAATTAAATCACAATGCACAACgagaaataaactaaaatcaatgAATTCGCAGATGAAGTGCTTTTACAATGAGATTAGTTTCTCAAATCAAGTGCTTCCCCGAAAATATCTGTAACCTACTCTTGAGATTTcagaaaaagataaaatcaaactcatttttaaaccaaaacaaataatGTTCAAATGATAATTAGGCTGATAACATATCCTCTCCACCACCAGTAGGTTGATAGTGCAGAAGAAAGCGCCAAGAGAAAAAATCTTGGTAAGAAAATCTAAACGAAAGCATATTCATGATTAATTATTCTAGTCAAAAAGATATTAAGCAggtaaagaaaaattaaaatgaaacaagATATAACTAGCAAATGAAAAGCATATTTTTTAGATAAGCAAGAGTATGAACTTGCATCAAGGTGGCAATAGACATCCCTACTAGGTTGGTATCCCTAGAACCACAAATCCCTTACAAGCATactgaaaaatttaataataaaagagaaagaaatacaGAGAGTTGCGGGGCTGtgagacaaaagaaaaaaaagacgagaagaacaaaaaaagagcTAAGGGATTTCAAGTCTATCCCTAAAAACTACGTCTCTTAAAAACAAAGGAATTTCCTCATCCGTCGAATTTTCCCAAACCAAACCATCCTCAGTCGGAGAAGAAGTAATGACAATGCAACACCCCTAATGCTCCAAAAGAGAAACATCATTAGTAATGTTTGATACGTTCACCCTTGTATTAGGCATTATATTTCATTCCCAGTTTTGGACTTCTTTCAAGGACTCTTCGAAACATAAGGTGTGAAACTTGTATTATCAACATTTTCTTCGACAATTCGAGAGTCAAAAACTTCCTAAATaaaagcaatattttttttagcaacgCGGTTAAATTGGATGTGTTGGTGATACTTCCAGCGGCGTCTCCGAAATATTTTTCTCTTGCGTAACCAAAGTGTTACCCTCATTTTTAGCCAGGAGGTTCAACATCTATCTCAACTATGAGTGGCAT
It encodes:
- the LOC112420055 gene encoding protein ALP1-like; this encodes MKNTSHRPRFTAPASSFVAPAASSSVVHASSSVVAPASSGAPATAADATQKECFLNFCNELRDKNYLSDSRDVLVEEKVATFLFIIGHNVRHRVASNRFQHSTETISRNFKEVLRAVCRLGKELIKQESMELPSRIKNNPKYYPWFKNCIGAIDGTQISAWAPAEKQISCRGRKATITQNVMCACDFNMIFTYVYSGWEGSAHDSKVLLDAITNPNAGFPWPPKGSFYLVDSGYPCTGGFLPPYRGERYHAQEYRGQGRQPKSPEELFNYRHSSLRMTIERCFGVLKNRFPILKLMPSYKPSRQRLIVTACCAIHNYIRKWNLPDELFRIWEEMDDIELEAVNEVPNLEGSSNVENLTRLSNEGATEMAMDRNHLRDRMWVHRHN